In Candidatus Nitronauta litoralis, one DNA window encodes the following:
- a CDS encoding M20/M25/M40 family metallo-hydrolase — MIQAFNMKFLNQLIAPESELVAKHLDMMEQMVAIDSRSLGINEFPGDRETLPDMIEILDLTSNYLNDIGFENIKVNEPPKEMAGATPILMAEIFSSADKPTILMYAHLDKQPYMDDGNFKQWGGVSPTRLLWNEDRSRAQGRGAADDLSGVIAIGMAAEAMIKMSGGNPGKIDEQTRKKLPCNLKVIFETEEESGSISLIDQILQNKSFFDDCDCVIITDVLNPDTGVPGLTTSLRGIVQICVTTEKKDPSSKLCEQTAMYKLLATLITSDHSLNVKGIAEKDIPVSPEEREGYSRVPTTLAKQREAGGLLSKTRLTVPETAVDIIQNQLRKSYANVRPGHRVAGGVLFGSAGARISFPLKQGSDVKALAEALKKHLEEHNSYQLKISLDPVETSSRNAVFDVIFKSSDKAPHSGVVGGPMPVPELLLARWIDQLILNNGQIAPENIEKFTNPDQIIEVQSLHVESDGQRWTFDNPSAKALVEIRLAPGNTEDSGRKALTEHLQEQVPTGFSLNLDQDKGGSPWITSIDSPVFNKMLDSLSEGFGKPSCLYGCGGSIPFVAKLMDALGDIAPLCIGAYDPACRMHEPGESLSMVDLLGCTRSMVHFFWKIQEETPSNIQNR, encoded by the coding sequence ATGATCCAGGCCTTTAATATGAAATTTCTCAATCAATTGATCGCTCCAGAATCAGAACTGGTCGCAAAGCACCTCGACATGATGGAGCAAATGGTTGCCATTGACAGTCGCAGCCTGGGGATCAACGAATTTCCGGGCGATCGCGAAACCCTGCCCGACATGATCGAGATTCTCGACCTGACCAGCAATTATCTGAACGACATCGGGTTTGAAAATATAAAAGTCAACGAACCGCCAAAAGAAATGGCAGGAGCCACCCCGATTTTGATGGCCGAGATTTTTTCTTCAGCGGACAAACCCACCATCCTCATGTACGCCCATCTGGACAAGCAGCCCTATATGGACGACGGCAATTTTAAACAGTGGGGTGGTGTGTCCCCTACCAGGCTTTTGTGGAATGAGGATCGGTCACGGGCGCAGGGGCGCGGAGCTGCCGATGATCTTAGCGGTGTCATTGCTATCGGCATGGCAGCGGAAGCGATGATAAAAATGTCCGGTGGCAACCCGGGCAAAATTGACGAACAAACCCGTAAAAAACTTCCCTGTAACCTGAAGGTCATCTTTGAAACAGAAGAAGAGTCGGGCTCCATTTCCCTGATCGATCAGATTTTGCAGAACAAGTCATTCTTTGACGATTGCGATTGCGTCATCATCACAGACGTGTTGAATCCAGACACAGGAGTGCCCGGACTCACCACCTCCCTGCGCGGAATAGTTCAGATATGTGTGACCACAGAAAAAAAAGATCCCTCCTCAAAACTTTGCGAACAGACCGCGATGTACAAGTTACTGGCCACACTGATCACCAGCGATCATTCGCTTAATGTAAAAGGAATCGCTGAAAAAGACATCCCCGTATCACCAGAAGAGCGTGAAGGCTATTCCCGGGTACCGACAACACTCGCAAAACAGCGGGAGGCGGGAGGATTGTTGTCAAAAACCAGGTTGACGGTTCCCGAAACAGCAGTCGACATAATCCAGAATCAGCTACGAAAATCCTATGCCAATGTTCGACCGGGGCATCGGGTCGCAGGAGGTGTCTTGTTCGGTTCGGCTGGGGCCCGTATTTCTTTTCCTCTGAAACAGGGGAGTGATGTGAAAGCCCTGGCGGAAGCCTTAAAAAAACATCTGGAAGAGCACAATTCTTACCAATTGAAAATTTCACTCGATCCGGTAGAAACAAGTTCCCGGAATGCGGTTTTCGATGTGATCTTCAAGTCTTCGGACAAGGCACCGCATTCAGGGGTGGTCGGCGGCCCCATGCCAGTTCCTGAATTACTTTTGGCCCGGTGGATAGACCAGTTGATTTTGAATAATGGACAGATTGCCCCTGAAAACATTGAAAAGTTCACCAACCCGGACCAGATAATAGAGGTCCAATCCCTGCATGTAGAAAGCGATGGCCAGCGCTGGACGTTTGACAATCCATCTGCAAAGGCCCTGGTGGAAATCCGCCTCGCTCCCGGAAATACAGAGGATTCTGGCCGAAAAGCCCTCACAGAGCATTTGCAGGAGCAAGTACCGACAGGATTTTCCCTTAATCTGGATCAGGACAAGGGTGGATCACCCTGGATAACATCTATAGACTCACCTGTTTTTAATAAGATGCTGGATAGCTTGAGTGAGGGCTTTGGAAAGCCTTCCTGCCTGTATGGTTGCGGAGGTTCGATCCCCTTTGTCGCCAAATTAATGGATGCCCTGGGCGATATCGCCCCGCTCTGCATTGGTGCTTACGATCCCGCCTGCCGGATGCACGAACCGGGAGAATCCCTGTCAATGGTCGATTTATTAGGGTGTACACGCTCTATGGTGCATTTTTTCTGGAAAATTCAGGAAGAAACTCCTTCAAATATCCAGAATAGGTGA
- a CDS encoding HD-GYP domain-containing protein: protein MDTPSIVTVNDKSYRRINLEFLSSSSSESFDIFYKTNSMGSTKFVKFASTDPAHQEKVHRILESGDATQDFFIQDDDLFKYYAHATRTLKTIVTSDSVPLEVKTQKVYEVSKNIMNEFFEQNASPKILTASDEVVEIMEQCFSDSDVGFYGISKLTSKDYYTYTHSVNVGLYCMTYGIKIKLPKNETRQLGLGGMLHDVGKSQIRLDLINKEGKLTENEFEEMKEHSPKGESILKELDCYGDCVLHMAGQHHEKFSGGGYPNGLQGDSIAFGGRLCKVMDVYDALTTRRSYKKALRPYDALTLMKKQMLPHFDPELLDSFIRLMGPDL, encoded by the coding sequence TTGGACACACCCTCCATAGTTACAGTTAACGATAAAAGCTATCGCAGGATCAATCTGGAGTTCCTTAGCAGTTCCAGTTCCGAATCTTTCGATATTTTTTATAAAACCAACAGTATGGGGTCGACCAAATTTGTAAAGTTCGCCAGTACCGACCCGGCCCATCAGGAAAAAGTCCACCGAATTCTGGAATCGGGAGATGCTACCCAGGATTTTTTTATTCAAGACGACGATCTTTTCAAATACTACGCCCACGCCACCCGCACGCTCAAGACAATCGTCACCAGTGACAGCGTACCCCTGGAAGTTAAAACCCAGAAAGTCTATGAAGTCTCGAAAAACATAATGAACGAGTTTTTCGAGCAAAATGCTTCTCCGAAAATTTTAACCGCCTCAGATGAGGTGGTCGAAATTATGGAGCAGTGCTTTTCAGATTCGGATGTAGGGTTTTATGGAATTTCCAAATTGACGAGCAAAGATTATTACACCTACACTCACAGCGTGAACGTCGGTTTATATTGCATGACCTATGGCATCAAGATCAAACTTCCTAAAAATGAAACACGCCAACTTGGGTTGGGGGGGATGTTGCACGATGTGGGCAAATCACAAATCCGACTGGACCTGATCAACAAGGAAGGAAAATTAACAGAAAATGAATTTGAGGAAATGAAGGAACACTCTCCTAAAGGAGAAAGTATCTTAAAAGAATTGGATTGTTATGGAGACTGCGTGCTGCATATGGCAGGGCAGCATCATGAAAAATTCAGTGGAGGTGGTTATCCGAACGGGCTTCAAGGAGATTCGATCGCTTTTGGAGGTCGGCTTTGCAAAGTAATGGATGTTTACGACGCCTTAACCACCCGCCGTTCCTATAAAAAAGCACTCAGGCCTTACGATGCCCTCACCTTGATGAAAAAACAAATGCTGCCTCACTTCGACCCGGAACTCCTGGATAGCTTTATTCGCCTGATGGGACCCGATTTATAA
- a CDS encoding HDOD domain-containing protein: MEKLDLQPFIGCDSLPTLPDQISRVLDETSRASAMDYNIVQIIQFDPAIASRVLQVSNSALYGYPSQIGSLQQAAGLLGPGVIKSIILTTPIFERFEGDAAIHRVGIDYHRLWRNSAAVGAVAGALGRQFDGFESDVCFTSGLLHDLGKISLAVLKPEAFLKCFQQSKLQGRPVLDVEKEILGITHVEIQLAMAANWGFPEVLKTRRKQSRNGKSGVPELVELAAGLAAQWGFDDDLGFEEEDTEYLTELCASLGYSFQDVKARESELKNYANRVAAQI; encoded by the coding sequence ATGGAGAAGCTTGACCTGCAACCTTTTATCGGATGCGACTCTCTTCCAACGTTACCGGACCAGATTTCCCGGGTGCTGGATGAAACCAGTCGAGCGTCTGCCATGGACTATAACATCGTCCAGATCATTCAGTTCGACCCGGCTATTGCCTCGCGCGTTTTGCAGGTATCCAATTCCGCTTTGTATGGATATCCTTCACAGATCGGTTCGTTGCAGCAGGCGGCAGGTTTACTGGGCCCTGGTGTGATCAAAAGTATTATTCTGACAACTCCGATCTTTGAAAGATTTGAGGGAGATGCGGCGATTCATCGTGTTGGAATTGATTACCATAGACTCTGGCGGAACAGTGCTGCTGTCGGTGCGGTAGCAGGAGCTTTGGGAAGACAGTTCGATGGTTTTGAAAGTGATGTTTGTTTTACTTCCGGATTGTTGCACGATCTTGGAAAAATTTCCCTCGCCGTTTTGAAGCCAGAGGCATTTTTAAAATGTTTCCAGCAATCGAAATTACAGGGTCGTCCCGTTCTTGATGTGGAAAAAGAAATTCTGGGAATCACCCATGTTGAAATCCAATTGGCCATGGCTGCAAACTGGGGCTTTCCTGAAGTCTTGAAAACCCGAAGAAAACAGAGCAGGAATGGGAAGAGCGGAGTCCCTGAACTGGTAGAGCTCGCTGCCGGGCTGGCGGCCCAATGGGGGTTTGACGATGATCTTGGTTTTGAGGAAGAAGATACGGAATATCTGACTGAATTGTGCGCCTCTCTGGGATATTCCTTCCAGGATGTGAAAGCCCGGGAGTCTGAATTGAAAAATTATGCAAACCGCGTGGCGGCCCAGATATAA
- a CDS encoding GGDEF domain-containing protein — translation MEITESQRTHESQQVKRLLKRQNRLLGKSLLNIDHFLYLHKSISRLNLEDIEEALIHKLPGILSVKFFSLFLYEKNKRTLTLACHNHPGWGDAKEIPVTQSNVMNDAILQGRYILEPDFKKSKYFKGKSNPLFKNHFFVCIPLMIENEILGVINLNESKSGVFSVHDLDFVLNVIEFISLSISNALLYQKTEMLSVTDGLTLLINHQQMQQILKSEFERSKRYNFELSVVMMDVDYFKKVNDTYGHQVGDQVLVALGEVISSICRSNDTGARYGGEEFCLILPQASKINAKNIAERVREEISQRVFETELGGFKVTISCGVAQLDLETMSTPADLIHVADRALYSAKKNGRDQTVVGVVDGEA, via the coding sequence TTGGAAATCACAGAATCCCAACGCACTCATGAGTCACAGCAGGTGAAGCGATTGCTCAAGCGGCAAAACCGGCTTCTAGGTAAATCACTTCTGAACATTGATCATTTTCTTTATCTGCACAAGAGTATTAGTCGACTTAACCTGGAAGATATTGAAGAAGCATTGATTCACAAGCTTCCTGGCATTCTTTCCGTGAAATTTTTTTCCCTGTTTTTATATGAAAAAAACAAACGAACATTAACACTGGCCTGCCACAATCATCCCGGATGGGGGGATGCAAAAGAGATCCCGGTAACCCAGTCCAATGTCATGAACGATGCGATATTGCAGGGACGTTACATTCTCGAGCCGGATTTTAAAAAATCCAAATACTTCAAGGGGAAGAGTAACCCGTTGTTCAAAAATCATTTTTTTGTATGCATTCCTCTGATGATCGAAAATGAAATCCTGGGGGTCATCAATCTGAATGAAAGTAAAAGCGGGGTTTTCTCAGTTCACGATCTGGATTTTGTTCTTAATGTCATTGAGTTTATTTCCTTGTCCATTAGTAATGCTTTGCTTTACCAGAAAACTGAAATGCTATCAGTGACAGATGGGCTGACGCTTCTCATCAACCACCAGCAGATGCAGCAGATATTGAAAAGTGAATTTGAACGAAGTAAGCGATACAATTTCGAATTATCAGTGGTGATGATGGATGTGGATTATTTCAAAAAAGTGAATGATACCTATGGACATCAGGTGGGTGATCAGGTTTTGGTTGCCCTTGGGGAGGTTATCAGCAGTATCTGTCGTTCGAATGATACCGGTGCCCGGTATGGAGGAGAGGAGTTTTGTCTGATCCTGCCCCAGGCTTCCAAAATCAATGCCAAAAATATTGCAGAGAGAGTGCGCGAAGAAATCAGCCAGCGTGTGTTTGAAACAGAACTCGGAGGATTTAAAGTGACCATCAGTTGCGGTGTTGCGCAACTGGATCTGGAGACGATGTCAACTCCGGCTGATTTAATCCATGTGGCCGATCGCGCGCTATACAGCGCCAAGAAAAATGGACGCGACCAGACGGTGGTGGGAGTTGTCGATGGAGAAGCTTGA